From a region of the Cucumis sativus cultivar 9930 chromosome 6, Cucumber_9930_V3, whole genome shotgun sequence genome:
- the LOC101206016 gene encoding B-box zinc finger protein 18 isoform X1, which yields MRILCDSCESAPATLFCAADEAALCAICDTKVHMCNKLASRHVRVGLANPSEVPRCDICENAPAFFYCEIDGSSLCLQCDVIVHVGGKRMHKRYLRLRQRVEFPGDKQNDVKDLNVKPTEQVEKVKSQNEERGENEKHEELRVSGVTKDYSNGDGHSKRPNKVIDLNM from the exons CTGCTGATGAGGCTGCTCTTTGTGCAATTTGTGATACAAAG GTACACATGTGCAATAAGCTTGCGAGCCGTCATGTAAGGGTTGGGCTTGCAAATCCAAGTGAAGTTCCTCGCTGTGATATTTGTGAAAATGCACCAg CTTTCTTTTACTGTGAGATAGATGGTAGTTCCTTGTGTTTACAATGCGACGTGATCGTTCATGTTGGTGGTAAAAGAATGCACAAGAGATATCTCCGTCTGAGGCAGAGAGTTGAG TTTCCAGGGGATAAACAAAATGATGTGAAGGACCTAAATGTAAAACCGACGGAACAGGTTGAGAAAGTAAAAAGCCAAAATGAAGAGAGGGGTGAGAATGAAAAGCATGAAGAGTTGAGGGTGTCAGGTGTTACAAAAGATTATTCAAATGGAGATGGGCATTCCAAGCGGCCTAATAAAGTGATTGATTTAAACATGTAG